One genomic region from Nostoc sphaeroides encodes:
- the purC gene encoding phosphoribosylaminoimidazolesuccinocarboxamide synthase, translating into MSVNSKLYEGKAKILYTTDDPEVLLADFKDDATAFNAQKRGSIQEKGKINCSISSQLFKQLEAYGIKTHFIDSPAPNQMRVKAVKILPLEVVIRNIAAGSLCQQTGLPVGTILKQPLVEFYYKNDQLGDPLLTRDRLYLLELATAEQVDAITHLALQINEFLKNFWQRCGITLVDFKLEFGLDSHQQLLLADEISPDTCRLWDTAEEDSNRRVMDKDRFRRDLGNVEDAYQEVLQRVLKAVESNN; encoded by the coding sequence ATGTCTGTTAATTCCAAGTTATACGAAGGCAAAGCCAAAATTCTCTATACAACAGACGATCCGGAAGTCTTGTTGGCCGATTTTAAAGACGACGCCACCGCGTTTAACGCCCAAAAACGTGGCAGTATCCAAGAGAAGGGAAAAATTAATTGTAGCATTTCCAGCCAGCTTTTTAAACAGTTGGAGGCTTATGGTATAAAAACTCACTTTATCGACAGCCCTGCCCCGAATCAGATGCGGGTGAAGGCAGTAAAGATTTTACCCTTAGAAGTAGTTATCAGAAATATTGCTGCTGGCAGTTTGTGTCAGCAAACAGGGTTACCAGTGGGTACAATTCTAAAACAGCCGTTGGTAGAGTTTTATTACAAAAACGATCAGTTAGGAGATCCTTTATTGACACGCGATCGCCTGTACCTGCTAGAACTAGCGACTGCGGAACAAGTAGATGCAATTACACATCTAGCATTGCAAATCAATGAATTTCTCAAGAACTTTTGGCAACGATGCGGCATTACCCTAGTAGACTTCAAACTAGAGTTTGGTTTGGACTCACACCAGCAGTTGCTCTTGGCAGACGAAATTAGCCCCGACACCTGCCGTTTATGGGATACCGCAGAAGAAGACTCAAACCGCCGGGTAATGGACAAAGACCGCTTTCGCCGGGACTTAGGAAATGTAGAAGATGCCTACCAGGAGGTTTTACAAAGAGTGCTAAAAGCAGTAGAGAGTAATAATTAA